A stretch of Candidatus Nanogingivalaceae bacterium DNA encodes these proteins:
- the gap gene encoding type I glyceraldehyde-3-phosphate dehydrogenase has translation MSKKIAINGFGRIGRNAFKLAFERDDIEVVAINDLTDTKTLAHLLKHDSTYGTYHYDVSYDENSIFVAGKQIRVLAERDPALLPWGEFGIDVVIEATGLFVQPEKARAHINAGAKKVVISAPAKGDGAKFIVLGVNERELTREDDIISNASCTTNCIAPVMAVLEREFGIEKSLMTTVHSYTASQRILDAPAKDLREARSAAENIVPTTTGAAIATAKVIPSLEGKFDGLSVRVPTAVVSLSDITAVLKRNTTKEEINEVFKRAAADPFYQGILAVTDEPLVSMDFKGNSHSSIVDLSLTNVVDGNLIKVVAWYDNEWGYSNRLVEIVADVAVNI, from the coding sequence ATGTCTAAAAAAATTGCAATTAATGGATTTGGGCGAATTGGTCGCAATGCCTTTAAATTAGCTTTTGAAAGAGATGATATTGAAGTTGTAGCGATTAATGACTTGACAGATACGAAAACTTTAGCGCATCTTTTAAAGCACGATTCAACTTATGGAACTTATCACTATGATGTGTCTTATGATGAAAACTCAATTTTTGTTGCCGGAAAACAAATTCGCGTATTAGCAGAGCGTGATCCAGCGCTTTTGCCTTGGGGAGAATTTGGTATTGATGTTGTAATCGAAGCAACAGGATTGTTTGTACAACCAGAAAAAGCTCGTGCACATATTAACGCTGGTGCAAAAAAGGTTGTGATTTCAGCTCCTGCGAAAGGTGATGGAGCTAAATTCATTGTGCTTGGTGTGAATGAGCGCGAACTTACGCGCGAAGATGATATTATTTCTAACGCTAGTTGTACGACAAACTGTATTGCTCCAGTGATGGCAGTTCTTGAACGCGAATTTGGTATCGAAAAGTCTTTGATGACGACAGTCCACTCTTATACCGCAAGCCAGAGGATTCTAGATGCTCCAGCAAAAGACTTACGTGAGGCTCGCTCTGCAGCTGAAAATATAGTTCCAACTACAACCGGCGCAGCAATTGCGACCGCAAAAGTTATTCCATCTCTTGAAGGAAAGTTTGATGGTTTATCAGTTCGAGTTCCAACGGCGGTTGTTTCGTTGAGCGATATTACTGCTGTTTTGAAACGAAACACAACAAAAGAAGAGATTAACGAAGTATTTAAGCGTGCTGCCGCAGATCCATTTTATCAGGGAATTCTAGCGGTTACAGATGAACCTTTGGTCTCGATGGATTTCAAGGGAAATTCTCATAGCTCTATTGTTGACTTATCATTGACAAACGTTGTTGACGGAAATCTTATTAAGGTCGTAGCTTGGTATGATAATGAATGGGGATACTCTAACCGCTTGGTCGAAATTGTTGCTGATGTAGCGGTGAATATTTAA
- a CDS encoding RpiB/LacA/LacB family sugar-phosphate isomerase has translation MKIFIGADHRGYYLKEKVFKYLKNNGYNIEDIGGFEYNPNDDFPEFAHMAVSKIRASDESDSRAILICGGAQGMGMAANRYKGIRASVVWEPEEAKWTRNDNDSNVLCLPARVFDKDDMENMWKETVDVWLKTPFAAAPRFIRRNNQIDEV, from the coding sequence ATGAAGATTTTTATTGGTGCAGACCACAGAGGTTATTACCTTAAAGAAAAAGTTTTTAAATATTTAAAAAATAATGGCTACAATATAGAAGATATTGGTGGTTTTGAATATAATCCAAATGATGATTTTCCAGAATTTGCGCACATGGCGGTTTCGAAAATTCGCGCCAGTGATGAGAGCGATTCTCGTGCTATTCTAATTTGTGGCGGTGCACAAGGAATGGGAATGGCCGCGAACCGTTATAAAGGTATTCGTGCGTCTGTTGTATGGGAGCCTGAAGAAGCAAAATGGACTCGTAACGACAATGATAGTAATGTTCTCTGTTTGCCAGCGCGAGTCTTTGATAAAGATGATATGGAAAACATGTGGAAGGAGACCGTAGACGTTTGGCTTAAAACTCCTTTTGCGGCTGCGCCGCGTTTTATACGAAGAAATAATCAGATAGATGAGGTTTAA
- a CDS encoding carbohydrate kinase family protein produces the protein MAKNQDIVELDLGSKITVENIEISSGGGATNAATTFARQGLESSFMGVVGSDSSGEQVLKMLDEESVDTSRVEFSDRYNTDYSAIILAPNGERTILTYRGASEHIYVDNFELKYGEFDWVYLSNLAGRFDVISKIIQESVKKGAKIAWNPGKNELENPGKVRTLLKDVEILILNKEEASLIFEGVSAEEIVRSGAEFVPVMILTDGPNGVWVKAGGKIIHAGMYEDIPSVDRTGAGDAFGSGFVSQWAQGADIKQSILFASANSTSVIQYLGAKKGILYKDSNLHDMPMEEI, from the coding sequence ATGGCAAAGAATCAAGATATCGTTGAGCTTGATTTGGGCTCTAAAATAACAGTTGAAAATATTGAAATTTCAAGTGGTGGTGGCGCTACGAATGCTGCAACCACTTTTGCTCGACAAGGTTTAGAATCTAGTTTTATGGGTGTAGTTGGGTCGGATTCATCGGGAGAGCAGGTATTAAAAATGCTTGACGAAGAGTCTGTCGATACATCTCGGGTGGAGTTTTCAGATAGATATAATACAGATTATTCAGCAATTATTTTAGCACCAAATGGTGAGCGTACAATTTTAACTTATCGTGGTGCGTCAGAACATATTTATGTTGATAATTTTGAATTAAAATATGGTGAGTTTGATTGGGTTTACCTTTCTAACTTAGCTGGAAGATTCGATGTTATTTCGAAAATCATTCAAGAATCGGTAAAAAAAGGCGCAAAAATTGCCTGGAATCCTGGTAAAAATGAACTCGAGAATCCAGGAAAAGTTCGAACTTTATTAAAAGATGTTGAAATTTTAATTTTAAATAAAGAAGAAGCTAGTTTAATTTTTGAGGGCGTGTCTGCTGAAGAAATTGTTCGCAGTGGTGCAGAATTTGTGCCGGTGATGATTTTAACAGATGGTCCAAACGGTGTTTGGGTCAAAGCCGGGGGCAAAATTATTCATGCCGGAATGTATGAAGATATTCCTTCGGTTGATAGAACGGGTGCGGGTGATGCTTTTGGTTCTGGGTTTGTTAGTCAATGGGCTCAGGGCGCAGATATTAAGCAGAGTATTTTATTCGCAAGCGCAAATTCAACTTCTGTGATTCAATATCTGGGTGCTAAAAAAGGAATTTTATATAAAGATTCAAATCTTCACGATATGCCGATGGAGGAGATTTGA